A part of Oryctolagus cuniculus chromosome 15, mOryCun1.1, whole genome shotgun sequence genomic DNA contains:
- the LOC138842990 gene encoding cytochrome P450 2C5-like isoform X3 yields the protein MDPVVVLVLGLCCLLLLSLWKQNSGRGKLPPGPTPFPIIGNILQIDVKDISRSLTKFSERYGPVFTVYLGMKPTVVLHGYEAVKEALVDLGEEFAGRGSVPILDKVNKGLGIIFSNAKRWKEMRRFSLMTLRNFGIGKRSIEDRVQEEPRCLVEELRKTNASPCDPTFILGCAPCNVICSIIFHNRFDYKDEDFLKLMEKLNKNARLLSSPWLQVCNNFPALMDYFPGIHTTFLKNSDYTKNFIMEKVKEHQKSLDVNSPRDFIDCFLIKMEQETHLEFTLESLVIAVSDLFGAGTETTSTTLRYSLLLLLKHPEVTAKVQEEIERVIGRHRSPCMQDRSCMPYMDAVVHEIQRYIDLLPYNLPHAVTRDIKFRNYFIPKSTNIITSLTSVLHDEKEFPNPKVFDPGHFLDESGNFKKSDYFVPFSAVNKIHSHTTSEEKITFLIQSFCS from the exons ATGGATCCAGTTGTGGTCCTGGTGTTGGGGCTCTGCTGTTTACTTCTCCTTTCACTCTGGAAGCAGAATTCCGGGAGGGGGAAGCTCCCTCCTGGCCCCACTCCTTTCCCCATCATTGGAAATATTCTCCAGATAGATGTTAAGGACATCAGCAGATCCCTAACTAAG TTCTCAGAACGCTATGGCCCCGTGTTCACTGTGTATCTGGGCATGAAGCCCACTGTGGTGCTGCATGGATACGAGGCAGTGAAGGAAGCCCTGGTTGATCTTGGAGAGGAGTTTGCTGGAAGAGGCAGTGTGCCTATACTTGATAAAGTTAATAAGGGACttg GAATCATTTTCAGCAATGCAAAAAGATGGAAGGAGATGCGACGCTTCTCGCTCATGACCCTGCGGAATTTCGGGATTGGGAAGAGGAGCATTGAGGACCGAGTTCAAGAGGAGCCCCGCTGCCTGGTGGAGGAGCTGAGAAAAACCAATG CCTCACCCTGTGATCCCACCTTTATCCTGGGCTGTGCTCCCTGCAATGTGATCTGCTCCATTATTTTCCATAATCGCTTTGATTATAAAGATGAAGACTTTCTTAAACtgatggaaaaattaaataaaaatgctagGCTTCTGAGCTCTCCGTGGTTGCAG gtCTGCAATAATTTTCCTGCTCTTATGGATTACTTCCCAGGAATTCATAcgacatttttaaagaatagtgattatacaaaaaattttattatggaGAAAGTGAAAGAACACCAAAAATCCCTGGATGTTAACAGTCCTCGGGACTTTATTGATTGTTTCTTGATCAAAATGGAGCAG GAAACCCATTTGGAGTTCACTCTGGAAAGCTTGGTAATCGCTGTGTCTGATTTGTTTGGAGCTGGGACTGAGACAACGAGCACAACACTGAGAtactccctcctgctcctgctgaaGCACCCCGAGGTCACAG CTAAAGTGCAGGAGGAGATTGAGCGTGTGATTGGCAGACACCGGAGCCCCTGCATGCAGGACAGGAGCTGCATGCCCTACATGGATGCCGTAGTACATGAGATCCAGAGATACATTGACCTGCTCCCCTATAACCTGCCCCATGCAGTTACCCGAGACATTAAATTCAGAAACTACTTTATCCCTAAG AGCACAAACATCATAACATCACTGACATCTGTGTTACATGATGAAAAAGAATTTCCTAACCCAAAGGTATTTGACCCTGGACACTTTCTGGATGAGAGTGGCAACTTTAAGAAGAGTGACTACTTCGTGCCTTTCTCAGCAGTTAATAAAATTCATTCCCACACAACTTCAGAGGAGAAGATAACTTTTTTGATTCAAAGTTTTTGCTCAT
- the LOC138842990 gene encoding cytochrome P450 2C5-like isoform X4, producing MDPVVVLVLGLCCLLLLSLWKQNSGRGKLPPGPTPFPIIGNILQIDVKDISRSLTKFSERYGPVFTVYLGMKPTVVLHGYEAVKEALVDLGEEFAGRGSVPILDKVNKGLGIIFSNAKRWKEMRRFSLMTLRNFGIGKRSIEDRVQEEPRCLVEELRKTNASPCDPTFILGCAPCNVICSIIFHNRFDYKDEDFLKLMEKLNKNARLLSSPWLQVCNNFPALMDYFPGIHTTFLKNSDYTKNFIMEKVKEHQKSLDVNSPRDFIDCFLIKMEQETHLEFTLESLVIAVSDLFGAGTETTSTTLRYSLLLLLKHPEVTAKVQEEIERVIGRHRSPCMQDRSCMPYMDAVVHEIQRYIDLLPYNLPHAVTRDIKFRNYFIPKVEWTVRERDREKGLPSPLVHPPMAAAAGALQPAHRADPMAGARSQFSRHFTNQPTSD from the exons ATGGATCCAGTTGTGGTCCTGGTGTTGGGGCTCTGCTGTTTACTTCTCCTTTCACTCTGGAAGCAGAATTCCGGGAGGGGGAAGCTCCCTCCTGGCCCCACTCCTTTCCCCATCATTGGAAATATTCTCCAGATAGATGTTAAGGACATCAGCAGATCCCTAACTAAG TTCTCAGAACGCTATGGCCCCGTGTTCACTGTGTATCTGGGCATGAAGCCCACTGTGGTGCTGCATGGATACGAGGCAGTGAAGGAAGCCCTGGTTGATCTTGGAGAGGAGTTTGCTGGAAGAGGCAGTGTGCCTATACTTGATAAAGTTAATAAGGGACttg GAATCATTTTCAGCAATGCAAAAAGATGGAAGGAGATGCGACGCTTCTCGCTCATGACCCTGCGGAATTTCGGGATTGGGAAGAGGAGCATTGAGGACCGAGTTCAAGAGGAGCCCCGCTGCCTGGTGGAGGAGCTGAGAAAAACCAATG CCTCACCCTGTGATCCCACCTTTATCCTGGGCTGTGCTCCCTGCAATGTGATCTGCTCCATTATTTTCCATAATCGCTTTGATTATAAAGATGAAGACTTTCTTAAACtgatggaaaaattaaataaaaatgctagGCTTCTGAGCTCTCCGTGGTTGCAG gtCTGCAATAATTTTCCTGCTCTTATGGATTACTTCCCAGGAATTCATAcgacatttttaaagaatagtgattatacaaaaaattttattatggaGAAAGTGAAAGAACACCAAAAATCCCTGGATGTTAACAGTCCTCGGGACTTTATTGATTGTTTCTTGATCAAAATGGAGCAG GAAACCCATTTGGAGTTCACTCTGGAAAGCTTGGTAATCGCTGTGTCTGATTTGTTTGGAGCTGGGACTGAGACAACGAGCACAACACTGAGAtactccctcctgctcctgctgaaGCACCCCGAGGTCACAG CTAAAGTGCAGGAGGAGATTGAGCGTGTGATTGGCAGACACCGGAGCCCCTGCATGCAGGACAGGAGCTGCATGCCCTACATGGATGCCGTAGTACATGAGATCCAGAGATACATTGACCTGCTCCCCTATAACCTGCCCCATGCAGTTACCCGAGACATTAAATTCAGAAACTACTTTATCCCTAAG gtagagtggacagtgagagagagagacagagagaaaggtcttccttcgccgttggttcaccctccaatggctgccgcggctggcgcgctgcagccggcgcaccgcgctgatccgatggcaggagccaggagccag TTTTCCAGACATTTCACAAACCAACCAACTTCTGACTGA
- the LOC138842990 gene encoding cytochrome P450 2C5-like isoform X1: protein MDPVVVLVLGLCCLLLLSLWKQNSGRGKLPPGPTPFPIIGNILQIDVKDISRSLTKFSERYGPVFTVYLGMKPTVVLHGYEAVKEALVDLGEEFAGRGSVPILDKVNKGLGIIFSNAKRWKEMRRFSLMTLRNFGIGKRSIEDRVQEEPRCLVEELRKTNASPCDPTFILGCAPCNVICSIIFHNRFDYKDEDFLKLMEKLNKNARLLSSPWLQVCNNFPALMDYFPGIHTTFLKNSDYTKNFIMEKVKEHQKSLDVNSPRDFIDCFLIKMEQETHLEFTLESLVIAVSDLFGAGTETTSTTLRYSLLLLLKHPEVTAKVQEEIERVIGRHRSPCMQDRSCMPYMDAVVHEIQRYIDLLPYNLPHAVTRDIKFRNYFIPKVEWTVRERDREKGLPSPLVHPPMAAAAGALQPAHRADPMAGARSQVLFLVSHGVQGPSTWAILHCTPWPQQRAGLEEGQPGQNPAP, encoded by the exons ATGGATCCAGTTGTGGTCCTGGTGTTGGGGCTCTGCTGTTTACTTCTCCTTTCACTCTGGAAGCAGAATTCCGGGAGGGGGAAGCTCCCTCCTGGCCCCACTCCTTTCCCCATCATTGGAAATATTCTCCAGATAGATGTTAAGGACATCAGCAGATCCCTAACTAAG TTCTCAGAACGCTATGGCCCCGTGTTCACTGTGTATCTGGGCATGAAGCCCACTGTGGTGCTGCATGGATACGAGGCAGTGAAGGAAGCCCTGGTTGATCTTGGAGAGGAGTTTGCTGGAAGAGGCAGTGTGCCTATACTTGATAAAGTTAATAAGGGACttg GAATCATTTTCAGCAATGCAAAAAGATGGAAGGAGATGCGACGCTTCTCGCTCATGACCCTGCGGAATTTCGGGATTGGGAAGAGGAGCATTGAGGACCGAGTTCAAGAGGAGCCCCGCTGCCTGGTGGAGGAGCTGAGAAAAACCAATG CCTCACCCTGTGATCCCACCTTTATCCTGGGCTGTGCTCCCTGCAATGTGATCTGCTCCATTATTTTCCATAATCGCTTTGATTATAAAGATGAAGACTTTCTTAAACtgatggaaaaattaaataaaaatgctagGCTTCTGAGCTCTCCGTGGTTGCAG gtCTGCAATAATTTTCCTGCTCTTATGGATTACTTCCCAGGAATTCATAcgacatttttaaagaatagtgattatacaaaaaattttattatggaGAAAGTGAAAGAACACCAAAAATCCCTGGATGTTAACAGTCCTCGGGACTTTATTGATTGTTTCTTGATCAAAATGGAGCAG GAAACCCATTTGGAGTTCACTCTGGAAAGCTTGGTAATCGCTGTGTCTGATTTGTTTGGAGCTGGGACTGAGACAACGAGCACAACACTGAGAtactccctcctgctcctgctgaaGCACCCCGAGGTCACAG CTAAAGTGCAGGAGGAGATTGAGCGTGTGATTGGCAGACACCGGAGCCCCTGCATGCAGGACAGGAGCTGCATGCCCTACATGGATGCCGTAGTACATGAGATCCAGAGATACATTGACCTGCTCCCCTATAACCTGCCCCATGCAGTTACCCGAGACATTAAATTCAGAAACTACTTTATCCCTAAG gtagagtggacagtgagagagagagacagagagaaaggtcttccttcgccgttggttcaccctccaatggctgccgcggctggcgcgctgcagccggcgcaccgcgctgatccgatggcaggagccaggagccaggtgcttttcctggtctcccatggggtgcagggcccaagcacctgggccatcctccactgcactccctggccacagcagagggctggcctggaagaggggcaaccgggacagaatccggcgccctga
- the LOC138842990 gene encoding cytochrome P450 2C5-like isoform X5 — protein sequence MDPVVVLVLGLCCLLLLSLWKQNSGRGKLPPGPTPFPIIGNILQIDVKDISRSLTKFSERYGPVFTVYLGMKPTVVLHGYEAVKEALVDLGEEFAGRGSVPILDKVNKGLGIIFSNAKRWKEMRRFSLMTLRNFGIGKRSIEDRVQEEPRCLVEELRKTNASPCDPTFILGCAPCNVICSIIFHNRFDYKDEDFLKLMEKLNKNARLLSSPWLQVCNNFPALMDYFPGIHTTFLKNSDYTKNFIMEKVKEHQKSLDVNSPRDFIDCFLIKMEQETHLEFTLESLVIAVSDLFGAGTETTSTTLRYSLLLLLKHPEVTAKVQEEIERVIGRHRSPCMQDRSCMPYMDAVVHEIQRYIDLLPYNLPHAVTRDIKFRNYFIPKENGCVWERPWLAWSCFCS from the exons ATGGATCCAGTTGTGGTCCTGGTGTTGGGGCTCTGCTGTTTACTTCTCCTTTCACTCTGGAAGCAGAATTCCGGGAGGGGGAAGCTCCCTCCTGGCCCCACTCCTTTCCCCATCATTGGAAATATTCTCCAGATAGATGTTAAGGACATCAGCAGATCCCTAACTAAG TTCTCAGAACGCTATGGCCCCGTGTTCACTGTGTATCTGGGCATGAAGCCCACTGTGGTGCTGCATGGATACGAGGCAGTGAAGGAAGCCCTGGTTGATCTTGGAGAGGAGTTTGCTGGAAGAGGCAGTGTGCCTATACTTGATAAAGTTAATAAGGGACttg GAATCATTTTCAGCAATGCAAAAAGATGGAAGGAGATGCGACGCTTCTCGCTCATGACCCTGCGGAATTTCGGGATTGGGAAGAGGAGCATTGAGGACCGAGTTCAAGAGGAGCCCCGCTGCCTGGTGGAGGAGCTGAGAAAAACCAATG CCTCACCCTGTGATCCCACCTTTATCCTGGGCTGTGCTCCCTGCAATGTGATCTGCTCCATTATTTTCCATAATCGCTTTGATTATAAAGATGAAGACTTTCTTAAACtgatggaaaaattaaataaaaatgctagGCTTCTGAGCTCTCCGTGGTTGCAG gtCTGCAATAATTTTCCTGCTCTTATGGATTACTTCCCAGGAATTCATAcgacatttttaaagaatagtgattatacaaaaaattttattatggaGAAAGTGAAAGAACACCAAAAATCCCTGGATGTTAACAGTCCTCGGGACTTTATTGATTGTTTCTTGATCAAAATGGAGCAG GAAACCCATTTGGAGTTCACTCTGGAAAGCTTGGTAATCGCTGTGTCTGATTTGTTTGGAGCTGGGACTGAGACAACGAGCACAACACTGAGAtactccctcctgctcctgctgaaGCACCCCGAGGTCACAG CTAAAGTGCAGGAGGAGATTGAGCGTGTGATTGGCAGACACCGGAGCCCCTGCATGCAGGACAGGAGCTGCATGCCCTACATGGATGCCGTAGTACATGAGATCCAGAGATACATTGACCTGCTCCCCTATAACCTGCCCCATGCAGTTACCCGAGACATTAAATTCAGAAACTACTTTATCCCTAAG
- the LOC138842990 gene encoding cytochrome P450 2C5-like isoform X6: MDPVVVLVLGLCCLLLLSLWKQNSGRGKLPPGPTPFPIIGNILQIDVKDISRSLTKFSERYGPVFTVYLGMKPTVVLHGYEAVKEALVDLGEEFAGRGSVPILDKVNKGLGIIFSNAKRWKEMRRFSLMTLRNFGIGKRSIEDRVQEEPRCLVEELRKTNASPCDPTFILGCAPCNVICSIIFHNRFDYKDEDFLKLMEKLNKNARLLSSPWLQVCNNFPALMDYFPGIHTTFLKNSDYTKNFIMEKVKEHQKSLDVNSPRDFIDCFLIKMEQETHLEFTLESLVIAVSDLFGAGTETTSTTLRYSLLLLLKHPEVTAKVQEEIERVIGRHRSPCMQDRSCMPYMDAVVHEIQRYIDLLPYNLPHAVTRDIKFRNYFIPKSGLDFHA, encoded by the exons ATGGATCCAGTTGTGGTCCTGGTGTTGGGGCTCTGCTGTTTACTTCTCCTTTCACTCTGGAAGCAGAATTCCGGGAGGGGGAAGCTCCCTCCTGGCCCCACTCCTTTCCCCATCATTGGAAATATTCTCCAGATAGATGTTAAGGACATCAGCAGATCCCTAACTAAG TTCTCAGAACGCTATGGCCCCGTGTTCACTGTGTATCTGGGCATGAAGCCCACTGTGGTGCTGCATGGATACGAGGCAGTGAAGGAAGCCCTGGTTGATCTTGGAGAGGAGTTTGCTGGAAGAGGCAGTGTGCCTATACTTGATAAAGTTAATAAGGGACttg GAATCATTTTCAGCAATGCAAAAAGATGGAAGGAGATGCGACGCTTCTCGCTCATGACCCTGCGGAATTTCGGGATTGGGAAGAGGAGCATTGAGGACCGAGTTCAAGAGGAGCCCCGCTGCCTGGTGGAGGAGCTGAGAAAAACCAATG CCTCACCCTGTGATCCCACCTTTATCCTGGGCTGTGCTCCCTGCAATGTGATCTGCTCCATTATTTTCCATAATCGCTTTGATTATAAAGATGAAGACTTTCTTAAACtgatggaaaaattaaataaaaatgctagGCTTCTGAGCTCTCCGTGGTTGCAG gtCTGCAATAATTTTCCTGCTCTTATGGATTACTTCCCAGGAATTCATAcgacatttttaaagaatagtgattatacaaaaaattttattatggaGAAAGTGAAAGAACACCAAAAATCCCTGGATGTTAACAGTCCTCGGGACTTTATTGATTGTTTCTTGATCAAAATGGAGCAG GAAACCCATTTGGAGTTCACTCTGGAAAGCTTGGTAATCGCTGTGTCTGATTTGTTTGGAGCTGGGACTGAGACAACGAGCACAACACTGAGAtactccctcctgctcctgctgaaGCACCCCGAGGTCACAG CTAAAGTGCAGGAGGAGATTGAGCGTGTGATTGGCAGACACCGGAGCCCCTGCATGCAGGACAGGAGCTGCATGCCCTACATGGATGCCGTAGTACATGAGATCCAGAGATACATTGACCTGCTCCCCTATAACCTGCCCCATGCAGTTACCCGAGACATTAAATTCAGAAACTACTTTATCCCTAAG